The Thermococcus eurythermalis genomic sequence AAAGAAAATGGGCAACGGAAACGCCGAGCTCGTTGATGCGGGTTTCAGAGACAACATGATATTGCTCCACATTAGACTAATGAACATTTCCTCTCCGGTCGAGCTGATAACTGGGGAGAGAACCACGGCGGTTCTCGTGGATATTGGAGATGCGGGCATACAGAAATGGGAGGGCCTTAAGTATTTCGAGGGCTATCCAGCCTATAACTACATTGTTCTCAAGGGGGACGTGTCCGAGATAACAATAGGCGTGCCATACCAGGATCCAATGTACTACTTCTCGCTGGCCCCCTGGAAGGTTACGCTCAGGGAGTACCTTGGAGGCGATGGTGTCGAAGTGTTGCTTTGGGAGGGAATCGGATGAGGGTCGTCCCGCTCGCCTCTGAGAGCCTCGGCGTTAGGAGTCTCGCGACCTTCGTTGAAGCCGCAGGGGTAAAAATCATCATAGACCCAGGCGTTGCCCTTGGGCCGAAGCGCTACGGCCTCCCGCCAGCGAAAATCGAGCTTGAGGCCCTGCAGAAGATGAGAAAGAAAGTCCAGGCCTACGCGAGGAAGGCGGACGTTGTTGCAATCTCGCACTACCACTACGACCACCACACGCCGTTCTTTGAAGGCCTCTACGAGAGCTCCAGCGAGGAGTACGCGAGAGAAATCTATACCGGGAAGCTGATTTTCACCAAGCACCCCAAGGAAAACATAAACTTCAGCCAGAGGAAGAGGGCCTGGGCCTTCCTGAAGAACGCTGAGCCGATAGCGAAAAAGATCGAGTTCGCCGACGGGAGGAGCTTCGACCTCGGTGGGCTTAAGCTGGAGTTCTCGCCAGCCGTTCCTCACGGGAGCGAGGGCTCAAGGCTCGGCTTCGTGGTGATGGTTCTTATAGACGACGGCTCGAAGAGGTTAATCCACGCCAGCGACATCCAGCTCCTCAACAGGAAGGCCGTCGAGTGGATAATTGAGAAAGTTCCAGACATCTTAATAACCGGCGGGCCGCCTACATACCTTGGAAAGCGCGCCGAGGGGAGCTGGGAGACCGGCGTTAAGAACCTTAACGAGATAATCCGCGAGACGGGGGCAAAGATAATCCTCGACCACCACATCGTGAGGGACAAAAACTATCCGAGGTTCTTCGACGAGCTTGAGAAGAGGCCGAAGACGTTTGCTGGCTTTGTGAATGTCGGGGACAGGCCGCTTGAGGCATACCGCAGGGAGCTCCACAAAATCGAGAAGGGCGAAGAGGTAGAGCTTCCCTTCAGGTTAAGTTGACAGAAAGCCGCCGTCCACGGGAATTACCGCGCCGTTGACGTAGCTCGCCAGGTCGCTCGCGAGAAAGAGCATCACCCTCGCCACCTCATCGGGTTCCCCAAAGCGTCCCATGGGGAGGCGGGCGTTGAAGTGGAAGGATATTCCCATCTTTTCCACGTTAAACTTCATTATCGCTTCCTTCTTGAGTTTCTTCACTCCTTCCGTCTCTATACCGCCCGGAACCACCACGTTTGTCCTGATCTTCTTCCCGTACTCCCTCGCTATCGCCCTCGTTAAGGCGACCACACCGAGCTTGGCCGTATCGTAGTGAACCAAACCCCTCGCAAAGGGCAGGAAGGCCTCTATGGAGCTCACGTTGATTATCACGCCGCCCCTGTCCTTCCTCGCCCGGACGAAGTGCTGACACATCCAAAAGACGGAGTGGAGGTTTATCGCCATGACTTTCTCATAAAAGTCTTCGTCAACCTCAGTGAACTCCTTGAACCAGTAGACGCCGGCGTTGTTTATGAGGATGTCCGGCTCCCTTCCCCTCAGGGCTTCCCAGAGGAGGTCAATCTCGACCTTACGCGAGAGGTCAACGCGGTGGACGTTAACCTCGACGCCGAACTCCTCTGCGAGCTCCTTGACCCCCTTCAGCCCGAACTCGTCTACGTCCACAAGCTCAAGGTCTGCCCCGGCCTCGGCGAACCTCAGGGACGCTGCACGGCCAATTCCCGATGCTGCGCCCGTTATCAGGGCCCTCCTTCCCTTTAGGGAGATGAGTTCGGAAATGGGTTTCATCGCGGTCATGGTTTAATATTTCGACGCTTCTTCCCATAAGGTTTGCCATTGGAAACCCTTAAATCGGATTGCACGGACTCTCAATCAGGTGATCGATATGAGAGACTTCTACATCGCCCATGAGGAGGATATCAAAGCCGGAAAGACCACTGACGTTTACTTCATCAGGACGAAGAAAATCCTCGATGCGAAGGGCATCCACAGGAAGGTCTTCGCCGATGTGACCACCACATCTCTACCAAACGGCTGGAAGTGGGGGGTTTTAGCAGGAATCGAAGAGGTAGCGAAGCTCCTTGAGGGCCTGCCCGTGAACGTCTACGCGATGAGGGAAGGCACGATATTCCACCCCTACGAGCCGGTGCTCCAGATAGAGGGCTACTACGAGGAGTTCGGAATCTACGAGACTGCCCTGCTCGGAATGCTCAGCCAGGCGAGCGGAATAGCCACCGCCGCACTCAGGACGAAGATAGCGGCGGACTTCAAGCCTGTCTACTCCTTTGGCATAAGGCACATGCACCCGGCAATAGCACCTATGATTGACCGCTCGGCCTTCATAGGCGGCTGCGACGGCGTCTCAGGTGTCCTGGGTGCTGAGATGATAGGGGAGAAGCCCGTCGGGACGATGCCCCACGCGCTGATTCTCACCGTCGGCGACCAAGTGAAGGCATGGAAGTACTTCGACGAAGTGGTTGAGCCCGAAGTCCCGAGGACGGCTTTGGTTGACACGCTCTGCGATGAAAAGTTCGAGGCACTCATGGCGGCTGAAGCACTTGGAGAGAGGCTTGCGGCGGTGAGGCTCGACACTCCCAGCTCAAGGAGGGGCAGCTTCAGGAGGATAATCGAGGAAGTCCGCTGGGAGCTCGACCTGAGGGGCTACGAGCACGTTAAGATATTCGTGAGCGGCGGCCTCGACGAGGAGAAAATAAGGGAGATAGTGGACGTTGCAGACGCCTTCGGCGTCGGTGGCTCCATAGCTTCGGCGAAGCCCGTTGACTTCTCGCTTGACATAGTTGAGGTCGAAGGGAAGCCCATAACCAAGCGCGGCAAGCTCAGCGGAAGGAAGCAGGTCTACCGCTGTGAGAACGGCCACTACCACCGCGTCCCGGCGGATAAAAAGCTTGAGAAGTGCCCGATCTGCGGTGCCAAGGTCGAGCCGCTCCTTAAGCCGCTCATCGAGAACGGCGAAATAGTGGCAGAGTTACCAAAGGCACGTGAAATAAGGGAGTACGTGCTTGAGCAGGCGAAGAAGTTCGGGCTGAGCCTGGAGTGAGCTCTTTTTCTGTTCTTAGTCCTTATCTGTTCTTTCAAACTTTTTAGAACCTCTAGAAAAGCCAGCTCAACAATGAAGAGGAAAAAGAGAGGCCTT encodes the following:
- a CDS encoding MBL fold metallo-hydrolase, whose amino-acid sequence is MRVVPLASESLGVRSLATFVEAAGVKIIIDPGVALGPKRYGLPPAKIELEALQKMRKKVQAYARKADVVAISHYHYDHHTPFFEGLYESSSEEYAREIYTGKLIFTKHPKENINFSQRKRAWAFLKNAEPIAKKIEFADGRSFDLGGLKLEFSPAVPHGSEGSRLGFVVMVLIDDGSKRLIHASDIQLLNRKAVEWIIEKVPDILITGGPPTYLGKRAEGSWETGVKNLNEIIRETGAKIILDHHIVRDKNYPRFFDELEKRPKTFAGFVNVGDRPLEAYRRELHKIEKGEEVELPFRLS
- a CDS encoding SDR family NAD(P)-dependent oxidoreductase, yielding MKPISELISLKGRRALITGAASGIGRAASLRFAEAGADLELVDVDEFGLKGVKELAEEFGVEVNVHRVDLSRKVEIDLLWEALRGREPDILINNAGVYWFKEFTEVDEDFYEKVMAINLHSVFWMCQHFVRARKDRGGVIINVSSIEAFLPFARGLVHYDTAKLGVVALTRAIAREYGKKIRTNVVVPGGIETEGVKKLKKEAIMKFNVEKMGISFHFNARLPMGRFGEPDEVARVMLFLASDLASYVNGAVIPVDGGFLST
- a CDS encoding nicotinate phosphoribosyltransferase, which produces MRDFYIAHEEDIKAGKTTDVYFIRTKKILDAKGIHRKVFADVTTTSLPNGWKWGVLAGIEEVAKLLEGLPVNVYAMREGTIFHPYEPVLQIEGYYEEFGIYETALLGMLSQASGIATAALRTKIAADFKPVYSFGIRHMHPAIAPMIDRSAFIGGCDGVSGVLGAEMIGEKPVGTMPHALILTVGDQVKAWKYFDEVVEPEVPRTALVDTLCDEKFEALMAAEALGERLAAVRLDTPSSRRGSFRRIIEEVRWELDLRGYEHVKIFVSGGLDEEKIREIVDVADAFGVGGSIASAKPVDFSLDIVEVEGKPITKRGKLSGRKQVYRCENGHYHRVPADKKLEKCPICGAKVEPLLKPLIENGEIVAELPKAREIREYVLEQAKKFGLSLE